One genomic region from Salvia hispanica cultivar TCC Black 2014 chromosome 2, UniMelb_Shisp_WGS_1.0, whole genome shotgun sequence encodes:
- the LOC125207774 gene encoding aquaporin NIP6-1, whose protein sequence is MEGEDGASAPSTPVTPGTPGAPLFGGFRNGNRRQPSLLRSSCKCFNVESWSLEDGPLPPLSCSFPSPPISLARKVGAEFIGTLILIFAGAATPIVNQRSGGAETLLGLAASSGLAVMIVILSTGHISGAHLNPAVTFAFAALRHFPWKHVPVYIGAQMSASICASFMLKAIFEPMMGGGVTLPGPTVGYAQAFALEFIITFNLMFVVTAVATDTRAVGELAGIAVGATVMLNILIAGESTGASMNPVRTLGPAIAANNYRAIWVYLTAPILGALAGAGVYTAVKLPDEGGDKPLGEHSFRR, encoded by the exons ATGGAAGGTGAAGACGGGGCGTCGGCGCCCTCCACTCCCGTGACGCCTGGCACGCCAGGCGCCCCTCTCTTCGGAGGCTTCAGGAATGGGAATAGGAGACAACCTTCCCTCCTTAGGAGTAGTTGCAAATGCTTCAATGTTGAATCATGGTCATTGGAAGATGGGCCGTTGCCCCCTCTCTCATGCTCATTCCCTTCCCCTCCCATCTCCCTTGCTAGAAAG GTGGGAGCAGAGTTTATAGGCACACTCATCCTAATATTTGCCGGGGCCGCGACGCCGATAGTCAACCAGAGGAGCGGAGGGGCGGAGACGCTCCTCGGGCTGGCTGCGTCGTCAGGGCTGGCAGTCATGATAGTCATACTCTCCACGGGACACATCTCCGGGGCCCATCTCAATCCGGCTGTCACGTTCGCCTTCGCGGCTCTCCGCCACTTCCCATGGAAACAC GTGCCGGTGTACATAGGTGCACAAATGAGTGCATCAATATGTGCTTCATTTATGCTAAAGGCTATTTTTGAGCCAATGATGGGAGGAGGGGTGACTCTGCCTGGTCCCACAGTGGGATATGCTCAAGCATTTGCATTGGAGTTCATCATCACCTTCAACCTCATGTTTGTTGTCACTGCAGTTGCTACTGATACAAGAGCT gTGGGGGAGCTTGCGGGGATTGCGGTTGGAGCTACTGTCATGCTCAATATACTCATAGCCGG GGAAAGTACGGGAGCATCGATGAATCCGGTTAGAACTCTAGGGCCGGCGATTGCTGCAAACAACTACAGAGCCATTTGGGTGTACCTAACTGCACCAATCTTGGGAGCTCTGGCTGGGGCCGGTGTTTATACGGCTGTGAAGCTGCCTGACGAAGGAGGCGACAAGCCGTTGGGAGAACATAGTTTCAGGAGATGA